TAATTTAAAATTAACTAATCATGATGAGCAATGGATTGGAGAACAGCTCAAGACTCATAATATTTGTGATGTGAAGGAAGTTTTTTATGCTGGTGTAAATGCTGCAGGAATTTTATATGTTTCAACAAAAACAAAGAAATAAATTAAAAAAGAATTTAGATTATCTGGCTAAATGATCTGTTAAATAGACTATTTACACTTAATTATTTCAGAATATTTTTATTTTATGCATTTATAATTATACAAGCCAAAAAACAATGAAAACCTAGTAGGATAATCTACTAGAGTGTTTTTTATTTTTTGTAAAATACTAGGCGAAGGGTTTAATCATAAAAAAGAGAGCTTCAAGCCCTCAAATTTTCTTCCACGTATCATAGAATCAGTCAGTCTTTTTTGGGACAAACTGTTTTGCCACTTCTTTTCTAACTTTCTCGTCATTAGTTATTTCGTAAATATAAAATAACCTGAGTTCGAAAAAATAAACTACAATTTTGTATAAATATAGATATAGAAAATGCAAAAAATAATTTAACTACAAATGAAGAAATTATTTAACATTTATTCACATTTAAAGCAATATTGTGATTAAGCTAAATGAAGATGTTTGTCCAATTTCAAGGAAGGTTTTTTAGGAAGAAAACTATATGCTGCTAGTCCAGAAACTATATTTACCATAAAGTTGGTAAGGCTTCTATGACGGCTATGCTCTATTTGACATACATTCTTCAAATGATCGTTTACGTTCTCTATAACAGCTCTTTTCCTAAGAATAATTTTGTCTTCCATACACATTAACTTGTTTTTCATATTCCTTTTTAGTTTTGTTATGAGCTGTACCCCCTTGGAATACAGTATATCTGATATTTTCTTGGACAAATAACCTTTGTCCCCAAATAATTTTCCGTAGAGTTCTTTTGAGAGTTGTTCTATAACCTCTATATTCCTGTCATCCACATTCCCAGGTGTCAGATAGAAAGAAAGAATTTCACCCTTGTCATTTATGACAAGATGAAGTTTGAAGCCATAAAATCATCCTGTTGAACTCTTTCCCCTTTCTGCAATTCCCTTGAAAACCTTGTGGGAATGGATTCTCCTGTTATGGCATACATCTAAAGTGGTGGAATCAATGAAAGAAATTCCTGTACACTTGCCAATTCTAAATTTTCTCATGTATAATAGTAGTGGAAGCAATGTTTCCTGCATTAGTTCTACAAACCTGTTATAGCTTACAAGCTCAGGGAAATAGGGTCTTAGAACAGTTGATACATACTTTATATAATAGGCTTTGAAATTTCTGTAGGCTGATAAGTGAAAGTATATGATTATTGTCATGACTTCACTAAGCGATAAGTTTCTACTTTTTATTATTGAAAAATGACTACAGTTGTTTTCCTCTATAAAATGGCTCCGGCAGTATTCTTCAAAAGCTATACAATAGTTATCAACATCGTAAAATACTTCAAATAATAAATTTTGCATAAAATCCCATCCTTTTGTTTTGTTTTTTCTCTGTATTTATATAATAAAACATTTTGATGGGATTTTTTATATCTATAAATACTTTTTTTATTTTCGAACTCAGGTTATATTAGTATGTTCAAAGTCGTTATAATAGCATAGTTCAGCTATTTCAACATAAGGTGTTCTTGGAAGTTTAGATGCTATAAACCCAATTGTAGATAAGTCATCTAAAAAGGGCTTTAGCTTTTCAGGCGAATTGATTTGATTCAAAAATTTAATTGGATATTTAAGTTTTATAGGCTGACCTGTATCATTTGATAAAGATTCAAGATGCTTAATCATGTTTAAAGTTGAGCCAATATATGTAAAAAGTGGGTAAGAGTTATCCATAAACGCCCCCGTTTTAGGATTTTGTAGACCAATATAAAACTCAAATTCCTCTTTTTTGCTAGTGAATTTCGGAACTTTTATTAAACCTTCTTTAGTCTCTAACTGCTTATGTATTTGATTCAATTTAGAAAATGCTGTTATGTAATGTCCCTTATCGAGATAATAAGCACATCCAAGCATTTTAAATTCAAATTGCCCCATATAGTAGCCTTCAGCTTGAAGTTTGCTGTTTAAACGAAATATTTCTGAAATTGATGTAACACTTCTATAAATAAAACTTCCTAAACAAATTAAAATTATCATTACAAATATAGATATTATTATAATTAAACGTTTTTTTTTCATTATATTTAACTATCCTCACTTTTTCTTATTATTAATTATTTCTCGAATATAATCTAAACTTTCTTCAGCCCAATAAATGTGAGATTCAACATCATGAAAACCTCTACTAAGTGCTATTTTCCAATAATAAACTTCATCCTCTCTATCAAACATTTGTAGATATTCTCCAAGTTTATTTTCAACTGATTTAAGGTTTTCATAATCTCTTTTATACTTTTTTAATCTTTCTTGAAGCTGAAAAAATAATTTTTCAAAACCTACATTTGAGGATAAAAAAACTCTCGATAAAAAAGCATTACGGTTATCCTCGTCTATTTCATCAGGGACATTAGTAAGCCATTCTTTCAGATAGGATAACCCTTGTTCAGTAATGCTATATATACGCTTAGATGGACCCTTATCACTTGGTTTTACTACAGAAACTATGTAACCTTTTTCCTCTAATGTTTTTAATTCACGATAAATTTGACTTGTTTGAGCTGACCAAAAAAAGTTAATAGAATCATCGAAAATCTTTTTCAAATCATAACCAGTCATAGAAGCATAATTTAGCAAACCTAATAGGGTGTATGATAATGACATGAAATCACTCCTTAAACTATTATACATTTACTATAGCATAAGTAGAATAGATAATCAATTTTGAAACAAATAACGTTTTAAGCATTTATAAAAAGACTGAATTTACTCATTTATGCTAATTACTCATTATTCGTAAAATGTGAAAAGTTCTATTAAAAAATAATAGATTAAGAAAAATGTAAATGAATTGAGATTTAGCTCCTGTTCTAAATTATATATAAAGTTACGCTATCCAATCTTATTTGTAAAAAATTAAACCCTATACTAGATAGTAAATAACCATACTTAATGAACAAATCTCATCGGAGTTATTTTTATAAGCGTGAACACTGTCTGCCTTAAACTGTATTGAATTACCTGTTGTTACAACAAAATCTTTACCTTTTATACTGATATTAAGCTTGCCAGAAAATACAGTAATGAATTCCTGTGTACCTTGTTGGTGAGCTTCAGTAGATAGATAACCTTTAGGGTCAATCTCAAGGGAATACATTTCAAATCGTCTTGTGCCATCAAAAGGAAATACAGGAAATATCCTAATCTTGCCCTTATCCTCAATAAGTGGCTGTACTTGAGACTTATCTATGACTTCAAAGTCATCCTCCGGCATGTTCATAAGTTCCTTTTAAAAAAGTCTTGCAAATCTATTAAAATACGTCTAATAAATGTTGTTTCGAATGAGGGGCAAATATAGAAACATAAGACTTAATGTCATTTAAATGGCTACGAATAACATCGTCACCAATTCCACCAGGTGTATAAACAAAGAACAGTACATTTTTTGTATCGTTTGTAATACGAGTTCGATAATCTGGTCCATTTAAAATGCTTGATATGGCTCCTTTTCCGTCTGACAACATCATATCATCTTTAGTAAGCGATTGTTGCTTTTTTGATATACTTACAAAACTTTCATTTCCTTGTGCCAAATTCAATTTGATAGGAAGTTCTAGTTTATCGAGATCATGACCTGCTGTCAGAAGTAGGTTTTTTACTTCGGCAATAAACATAGCTTCAACTAATGCAGCAACATTTGGAAAAGAATTAGATTTTAAAATAATTGATTCCAGCTGTAGTTGAACGTGATAAGTTTTTTTAAACTTTTTATAATAATTTGTATAAAAACAAACAGGTTCAGATCTAATGAATTCTTTTCGATTAAAATTCTTATATTTACTTAGCAGCTGATTTTTTACTAAAATTTTAGTTTTGTTAAACTCTGAATTTGTTTGGGGATTTCTAACATCCTTCATTATAAGGATTCCAAATTTAGCATTAGAATAAACTTCCTTTAAATTTTTTGATATGATCAACAATTTATATCACTCCTATGGGTTTTATTGAGAATTTATAATCTTTATTTTATAATATTAACATACATAAAGTGGTTTCTGTAGTTCCACTTAATCTAACTTATTATAGAACCACTTTAATTAGGGGATGATAAAATAATGTGGTTGACTATTGATAAAAATATTAATACCTCTCTTATAAGACAAGTTTATGAGCAGATTAGAGCAATGATATTGGAAGGAAAATTATCTGCAGGTGATAAGCTTCCATCAACTAGATGGCTTTCTGAAAATTTAAAGATATCCAGAAATGTTATATTGGAAGCTTACGCTCAACTTACTGCGGAAGGATATATTGAAAGTAGGCGAGGTTCAGGTACAATTGTAGCAGAAGATCTCTATTTTAAAAGATGTGAAAGAAACTTAGAAAAAAGCCCACATAATTCTGTTTATACAAGAGTCGAAAATGACCTTATTGATTTTCGTTCAGGGATACCTGCGCTTGATATGTTTCCTCAAAAAGAATGGGGAAATTTGTTTAATAAGGTATGCAGCCATATGCCTTATTCATATTTCAGATACTGCCAACCTGGAGGAATTATGGAATTAAGACAAGCGCTTTCAGAATATTTGTTTAGGACTAGAGGTATATGTTGTAGAGCAGAACAAATAATGATTGTTTCTGGTTCTACACAGGGATTATCCCTAATATCAAAATTATTGTATAGGCCTAATGTGGAAGTTGTTGTAGAGGATCCTATACATTATGGCTTATTGAATGTTATTTCATCTTACGGATATTTAATAAATCCTATTCCTGTCGATAGTAAAGGTATACGTACAAACATAATTGAAACAAAAAATGATGTTGGATTTGTCTATGTGACACCATCTCATCAATTTCCTCTAGGTAGTATACTACCTATTCAAAGGCGTATTAAACTTATTAGATTTGCTGAAAAAAAGAATTGTTATATTGTTGAAGACGATTATGATAGTGAATTCCGTTATGAAGGTCATCCAATAAGTTCTTTTTATGAACTAGATCCAAATAGGGTAATATATGTTGGTTCTTTCAGTAAAATTTTAGCACCAGCACTTAGGCTTGGTTATATGATATTACCTGATTTATTAATAGATAAATATTTAAAGTTAAAAATGTATACAGATGTACATACTGAATCCATATCACAACTTGTGCTTGCACAGTTTATCAATGATGGGAAACTTGAGAAACATATTTGGAAAATGAAAAAAAAATATTATAATAAACGTCAAGCATTAATAAATAATTTAAGAATTAATTTTTTTGATGAATATGTGATAAAAGGTCATGCTGCCGGATTGCATTTAGTTGCAGAATTTCAAAACATTCTTTTTACAGAAGAAATATTGAAAAAAATCACACAACAAAAAGTAAAAGTATACCCGGTTGAGAAGTATGCAATTCATAAAGGTAGACATAGGAATAAGATTATTCTAGGTTATGGACATCTTAGTATTGATGAGATAACAGAAGGTATACGACGAATTAAGAAAGTAATACAAAATACTATCATATAGAAAGCTAATGAAAATTCTGTTAAAAATTAATATCGTGTGTATGTCAAAGGCACTTAGTTAAATCTAGGTGTCTTTTGCTATTACTATGGTAAATATTCATTTAACCTGTACGAAATAATATTGTAACAATTGATGTGTATAATACATAATAAAGTATATATAATATATCCCTAGGCGTTGAGGCTGTGTCTGTGGTTGCAGGGCACTATAAATTTAAATGCAACTATCATATTTCATATATTTACTGTACCCTTTAATATAAAATAATATTGAAAATGAGCACTTAGTGTCATTGGGTGCTTATTTTTGTTAAAAAAAGTATAATTATTTGAATATTGTGGATAATGTGTATAACTTGTGGATAATTTGTAGAAATAGAGCATATAATAATAAGTTAAAAAGTTTAAAGCAGAAAATTTTGATATAGAAGATAATGACTGACTCAGAGATTTTAGAAATATGATGCATTTAATGAAGTACGATTTTTAGTTTTAAAATAAATATAGTTTTGAACTACTAAAATCTAAACTATTTAGAATTATTAAATATTTACATTTTAAATTGAGGGTAACTTATAAGACCATTAATACTCTAAATCATAGTTAGGATTTAGAGCATTTTTTATATATTTATTTTGTAACAGTAAAATTTCAAGATATAGCAGGAATTTAAGTTAATTTACTGTGAAAAATTATGCGAACTCAGTAAAATAAATTGTTATTTGAAAATTGAATAATATGGTGTATTATGTAATTAGTGATAGTCAATAATAAAAATAGCAAAGTGAATTATAGCGAACAAAAAGGAGCGATAATTATGCAGGGATATTTTGCGATTATAACTATAATCTTACTTGTGATAATGATTTTATGTCGTGTTTTTCTATTACGTAAAATGGGTATTAAAGTTATAAAATTTGGTGAGATAGACAAAAAAGATTTCATTATTATCCCATTTGTTTTGGTGTTTTTTTATCTTGTGTTTGCAAGTGCCCTGAACTTGCTGGAAGTAGGAACAGAATTGTTTAACAATGAGATTGTTGGCTGGATTGGTGTGGTGTTATGTATGATAGGACTCTTATTATTTCTGTTAAGCCTGATTTTCTTTGGAAAAAGCTTTAGAGTCGGGATAGATGAAGAAAAACCAGGTGCTCTAATAACAACAGGTATTTTTGCAATTAGTCGCAATCCTATTTACGTTGCTTTTGGGTCTATACTGTTTGGAATATTTCTAATTTTCCCAAACTGGATATTATTGTTGTACTTAATTGCAGGTTTCTGGCTTTTTAATCGCCAAGTTCTTCGTGAAGAGGATTCTTTGAAAAAGATTTATGGCAAAGAATACGTGGAATACTGTAAAAAAGTCCGTAGATACCTTTAATGTAAAAGAAAGAATCCTGTATTAATTGGTATTTTGCTTATTTTATGATTAACATCAAAAAATGAATAAATATTTTGAACACCGTATTATTCAAAAGAATTTTATAGTGTTTTATAAAATACCAGGGATTTGAACATCCCCGGCACAAGAATTTATTATGAGAAGTAGAAATTAAAATGGAAATTAAAATAATACTTTAATAAATAGTGTGTCCAAAATAGGATTTATTATACGGGGAATTTAATATGGATTAATTGAAATTTCAAGCAGAATTAAACACCGGGGATTATCCATCCCCGGTATAAAGAGAAATAAACAATATATAAGCATAGTATCTAGTTTACACACAAGGTTAGATATTATTAATCTAATATATTGATATAACCTTATAAAAATATGATGTGCAGAATTTTAATTAATATGTTGGGAATTTAAGGGGTGATGAAATATAAGCTTGAGGAATATGCAAAACAACATAATTTAAAAATGATTTAGTTTACAAAACAAATATATTCTGATACAACTTTGTTCTGAACGATACAAGTTTATTATAAATACGGAGGAATAAAGAGTGAATGAAATAATACTTTTAGTAGATGATGAAAAGACCATTTTAGATGTACTAACCTATGCACTAAAAAAAGAAGGATATTTAGTAGAAAGAGCTTATGATGGTGAGGAAGCACTCGATAAAGTAGATATTTTTAATCCACATGTAGTAATATTAGATTTAATGCTCCCTGTAATAAATGGATACGATGTTTGTAAGAAATTAGAAGACAAAAATATTGGAATCATCATGCTTACAGCAAAAGAAGATATTGTGGACAAGATACTTGGACTTGAACTGGGAGCGGATGATTATATAACAAAACCGTTTGATATGAGAGAACTTCTTGCAAGAGTTAAGTCCCTTGTAAGGAGACTTAATAAAACTACTGATGAAAAAAAGGACAGCAGCGTCATAAATATAAATGATCTCAATATCAATAAAAAAAAGAGAACTGTAAGTATAAAAAATATTCCAATAGAGTTTACACCTATGGAATTTGATCTGTTGTATTTACTCTCTTCAAATCCGGGTGTAGTATACTCACGTGAGCAGCTTTTAAACATGATATGGAACATGAATTATGTTGGAGGAACGCGAACTGTAGATACACACATTCAAAGGATAAGAAAAAAGTTGGGCAATAATTATCAAGATTTAATACAAACTGTGTATGGTATTGGATATAAAGGGGTTGACGAATTACTTGAAAGTGGGAATTAAATTTAGACTCATATCTTTTACAGCTTCACTTTTATTGATTGTCATATTATTTTTAAGCTTTTTAGTGCTCAATGGAATAAAAAGTTACCAGAGTAAAGAAATCGAATCCATTTTATTTAAACAAAAGGATATGTTTGAAGAATACTTTGGTGAACGCATGAGTTTGAATAAGGATAGTAATTATGGAAGCCTAGCTAGAGGCAGTATTTTTAATAAGGCATGGCTAAGAACTATACCTGCAAATATATATAATACAAAAGGTGAGCTCCTTTCAGGATTTAAAACAGATGCAAAGGTAAATGAAAATGATAAGAAAAAAGTCATGATAGGCTATGCCATTAGAGGTAAAGTATCTTATAGGGAAATTAACCATGTTATATACTTTTATTCACCAATCAAGTATAGAAACAATATATCAGCAATTTTGGAACTGGAGTATTCAATTAAAGAAAAAAATTTATTTTACAGTAATATAAAAAAATTGTTTTATGGTACAGGTCTTTTGACGCTGGTGCTTGGTATAGTTGTGGGAATCTTTTATTTTTCTAGGCTGACTGGAGATATATATATAATGAAAAATTCAGTAGAAAGTATTCAAAAGGGTGAATTTAGTAAAGTAGATAAAGTTAATCGAAATGATGAATTGGGAGAATTGAGTAGTGGTCTGGTATTTATGAGTAATACCATAGAAAAAAATATTGAGGACCTTAAAGTTGAAAGGGATTCTTTAAGTGTAGCCGTAGATAAATTAAAAAGGATGGATAAGCAGCAAAAAGAGTTTATAGGAAATGTGACCCATGAATTTAAGACTCCAATCACCAGCATAAAGGCCTATTCAGATGTGATTGGAATGTATATGGATGATTTAAATTTAATTGAAGAAGGTACTTTAAGTATATCAAAAGAATGTGATAGACTTTCAAGTATGGTGGACAATGTATTAAAATTATCTGCTCTTGAGGAGTATGATTTTGAAATTAAAAAAAATGAAGTAAATTTAAAAAAAGTATTTAATGAAATATGTAAAGGAATGAATGCAAAGATTAAAAAAAACAACTTGATTTTAAAATGTGATGTCCAAAATATTGATATTACATTAGATGAAAAGAGCTTAAAGCATATTATTATCAATTTAATTGATAATGCTATAAAATATAATAAGCAAAATGGCAGTATAAATATTGAATGTTATAAAAATGATAAAGATAAGATAACTATAAGTGTCTCAGATACTGGAATAGGTATGAGTGAAGAAGTACTTCCTAAAATTTTTCAACCATTTTACAGAGCCGACAAGCATAGAAGTCGTGAAGCAGGAGGAGCAGGAATAGGATTAGCTTTAGTTAAAAAACTAGTTGAAAAACAAGGAGGAACTATAA
This genomic interval from Clostridium kluyveri contains the following:
- a CDS encoding sensor histidine kinase → MGIKFRLISFTASLLLIVILFLSFLVLNGIKSYQSKEIESILFKQKDMFEEYFGERMSLNKDSNYGSLARGSIFNKAWLRTIPANIYNTKGELLSGFKTDAKVNENDKKKVMIGYAIRGKVSYREINHVIYFYSPIKYRNNISAILELEYSIKEKNLFYSNIKKLFYGTGLLTLVLGIVVGIFYFSRLTGDIYIMKNSVESIQKGEFSKVDKVNRNDELGELSSGLVFMSNTIEKNIEDLKVERDSLSVAVDKLKRMDKQQKEFIGNVTHEFKTPITSIKAYSDVIGMYMDDLNLIEEGTLSISKECDRLSSMVDNVLKLSALEEYDFEIKKNEVNLKKVFNEICKGMNAKIKKNNLILKCDVQNIDITLDEKSLKHIIINLIDNAIKYNKQNGSINIECYKNDKDKITISVSDTGIGMSEEVLPKIFQPFYRADKHRSREAGGAGIGLALVKKLVEKQGGTIKVSSKLNEGTTFYIEFSA
- a CDS encoding response regulator transcription factor: MNEIILLVDDEKTILDVLTYALKKEGYLVERAYDGEEALDKVDIFNPHVVILDLMLPVINGYDVCKKLEDKNIGIIMLTAKEDIVDKILGLELGADDYITKPFDMRELLARVKSLVRRLNKTTDEKKDSSVININDLNINKKKRTVSIKNIPIEFTPMEFDLLYLLSSNPGVVYSREQLLNMIWNMNYVGGTRTVDTHIQRIRKKLGNNYQDLIQTVYGIGYKGVDELLESGN
- a CDS encoding PLP-dependent aminotransferase family protein, coding for MWLTIDKNINTSLIRQVYEQIRAMILEGKLSAGDKLPSTRWLSENLKISRNVILEAYAQLTAEGYIESRRGSGTIVAEDLYFKRCERNLEKSPHNSVYTRVENDLIDFRSGIPALDMFPQKEWGNLFNKVCSHMPYSYFRYCQPGGIMELRQALSEYLFRTRGICCRAEQIMIVSGSTQGLSLISKLLYRPNVEVVVEDPIHYGLLNVISSYGYLINPIPVDSKGIRTNIIETKNDVGFVYVTPSHQFPLGSILPIQRRIKLIRFAEKKNCYIVEDDYDSEFRYEGHPISSFYELDPNRVIYVGSFSKILAPALRLGYMILPDLLIDKYLKLKMYTDVHTESISQLVLAQFINDGKLEKHIWKMKKKYYNKRQALINNLRINFFDEYVIKGHAAGLHLVAEFQNILFTEEILKKITQQKVKVYPVEKYAIHKGRHRNKIILGYGHLSIDEITEGIRRIKKVIQNTII
- a CDS encoding phenylalanine--tRNA ligase beta subunit-related protein produces the protein MLIISKNLKEVYSNAKFGILIMKDVRNPQTNSEFNKTKILVKNQLLSKYKNFNRKEFIRSEPVCFYTNYYKKFKKTYHVQLQLESIILKSNSFPNVAALVEAMFIAEVKNLLLTAGHDLDKLELPIKLNLAQGNESFVSISKKQQSLTKDDMMLSDGKGAISSILNGPDYRTRITNDTKNVLFFVYTPGGIGDDVIRSHLNDIKSYVSIFAPHSKQHLLDVF
- a CDS encoding methyltransferase family protein, which translates into the protein MQGYFAIITIILLVIMILCRVFLLRKMGIKVIKFGEIDKKDFIIIPFVLVFFYLVFASALNLLEVGTELFNNEIVGWIGVVLCMIGLLLFLLSLIFFGKSFRVGIDEEKPGALITTGIFAISRNPIYVAFGSILFGIFLIFPNWILLLYLIAGFWLFNRQVLREEDSLKKIYGKEYVEYCKKVRRYL
- a CDS encoding PadR family transcriptional regulator, whose product is MSLSYTLLGLLNYASMTGYDLKKIFDDSINFFWSAQTSQIYRELKTLEEKGYIVSVVKPSDKGPSKRIYSITEQGLSYLKEWLTNVPDEIDEDNRNAFLSRVFLSSNVGFEKLFFQLQERLKKYKRDYENLKSVENKLGEYLQMFDREDEVYYWKIALSRGFHDVESHIYWAEESLDYIREIINNKKK
- a CDS encoding cupin domain-containing protein, yielding MNMPEDDFEVIDKSQVQPLIEDKGKIRIFPVFPFDGTRRFEMYSLEIDPKGYLSTEAHQQGTQEFITVFSGKLNISIKGKDFVVTTGNSIQFKADSVHAYKNNSDEICSLSMVIYYLV